Proteins encoded in a region of the Euleptes europaea isolate rEulEur1 chromosome 3, rEulEur1.hap1, whole genome shotgun sequence genome:
- the SYTL1 gene encoding synaptotagmin-like protein 1: protein MNGVDLMESHRVIHTDPDADMDSLLDLSFLTEEEQSTIAEVLQRDSQLQLLEEGRISKLRESVSDPSWLKILSGDWFWDVRSKRHNHFGSDLVRASIRRKKPRAVQWGPKQRASLGDLEPIREPSAEEEKENIFDIQDTVDSLPGEVPPPLSWSKDPQDATQSLEQVAETKPAERSDSFSSLSSETEEEERRQTDQQPPILVSVQSNGSKENGREGASGSSPPKNNMTSPQIKVLSTSSSFSSLSSSTMSGSLMSVFSDNELGSVEVSGCIQFSLQYDTKKKELQVQIIQCRELAEARKQRTDSYVKTYLLPDKSNQGKRKTAIKKRSLDPIFNETLKYKIDKAELQGRILNLSVWHHDSLSRNLFMGEVEIELKAWDWSNTGLQWFNLQPRTPVTPDALPSRGKLNVALKFISAGSEGGGLPPTGELHIWVKNAQNLIPFKGSSVDTFVQCYILPDDSKASRQRTRTVKKSLSPIFNHTMVYDGFQVKDLVEACAEFTIWDQETFSKQRLGGIRLSLGTGKSYGLPVPWMDSTEEERHVWETVFKKTGQWVEAGLPLRTNLSLRT, encoded by the exons CAAACTGCGGGAGTCTGTCTCTGATCCCAGCTGGCTGAAAATCCTCTCTGGGGACTGGTTCTGGGATGTCCGTTCCAAGCGGCACAATCACTTCGGCTCAGACCTTGTCCGGGCTTCTATCCGCAGAAAGAAGCCCAGAG CAGttcaatggggaccaaagcaacGGGCCAGCCTGGGAGATCTGGAGCCAATCAGGGAGCCTTCtgcggaggaggagaaggagaacatCTTTGACATCCAGGATACGGTGGACAG TCTTCCCGGCGAGGTACCTCCTCCACTGTCTTGGTCCAAAGATCCGCAG gatGCAACCCAGTCCCTCGAACAGGTGGCCGAGACCAAGCCAG CTGAGAGAAGTGACTCCTTCAGTAGCCTGAGTTCAGAGACTGAGGAAGAGGAGAGACGACAGACCGACCAGCAGCCGCCCATCTTGGTCTCCGTGCAG AGTAACGGAAgcaaggaaaatggcagggaaggaGCTTCAGGTTCTTCCCCTCCAAAGAACAATATGACAAGTCCCCAGATTAAAGTGCTGAGCACCAGTTCTTCATTCTCCAGTCTCAGCTCATCCACG ATGAGTGGCAGCCTCATGAGCGTGTTCAGCGACAATGAACTCGGAAGCGTGGAAGTCAGTGGCTGCATCCAGTTCTCCTTGCAGTATGACACCAAAAAGAAGGAGTTGCAAGTTCAGATCATCCAGTGCCGAGAACTCGCGGAAGCTAGGAAGCAACGGACAGACTC GTATGTCAAAACCTACCTTCTTCCTGACAAATCCAACCAAGGCAAGAGGAAAACAGCCATCAAGAAGCGGAGCCTAGACCCCATATTCAATGAGACGCTGAAG TACAAGATTGACAAGGCTGAGCTGCAGGGCCGCATCCTGAACCTGTCCGTCTGGCATCACGACTCCTTAAGCCGAAATCTCTTCATGGGAGAAGTGGAGATAGAGCTGAAGGCCTGGGACTGGAGCAACACAGGGCTCCAGTGGTTCAACCTCCAGCCCAGG acgcCAGTCACTCCCGATGCTCTGCCCAGCCGTGGCAAACTCAATGTAGCCCTGAAGTTCATCTCAGCCGGCTCGGAAG GGGGAGGGCTTCCTCCCACCGGAGAGCTGCACATCTGGGTGAAGAATGCCCAGAACCTGATTCCCTTCAAGGGCAGTTCTGTGGACACTTTTGTTCAGTG CTACATACTCCCTGATGACAGCAAGGCAAGCCGCCAGAGGACCCGCACTGTGAAGAAGAGCCTCAGCCCGATTTTCAACCATACCATGGTCTACGACGGGTTCCAGGTTAAGGATCTGGTAGAGGCATGTGCCGAGTTCACCATCTGGGACCAAGAGACCTTCTCCAAGCAGCGGCTCGGAGGCATCCGGCTGAGCCTTGGCACAG gAAAGAGCTACGGACTGCCAGTGCCTTGGATGGATTCGACCGAGGAGGAGCGCCACGTATGGGAGACGGTGTTCAAGAAGACAGGCCAGTGGGTAGAAGCTGGCCTTCCTCTACGGACCAATTTGAGCCTTAGGActtaa